The genome window TGGAAGAGGGTAACGATAAGATCGTACTTTTTCATTGCACTACGAATTATCCAACACATCCGGAATCCGTAAATCTGAATGCAATGATTTCCATGCAGAAGCAGTTTGGAAATATTCCAGTAGGATATTCTGATCATACGCTTGGTATAGATACTTGCTATGTTGCCACTATTCTCGGTGCTAAAGTATTGGAATTCCATTTTACATATGATAAAAATGCGGAAGGTCCCGATCATATGCTTTCGAAGGAACCGAACGAAGTCTTTGAATTAGTAAGAAAGATACGCCAGTTGCCGATTCTCTTAGGAGATGGAATTAAACGTCCTGCTAAGTCCGAGATGAATACACGTCGAAATAATCGTAAAAGTTTGGTGTTAACTTCGGATATCAAAAAGGGTGAAAAAATTTCACCCTTGAATATGGATATTAAACGTCCAGGTTACGGCATTTCTTGCGAATATTATTTTGATGTTATAGGTAAAACAGCGAGTAAGGACTTGGAAGCGGATAACGTTTTGATCTGGGAAGACATTTATTGAAAATTCTGATAAGGGTTGACGGTTCGCACCAAATTGGTCTCGGACATATCGTACGCATGTCGGTTCTTGCAGAGTACCTCACGAAGATAGGCAATTTCATCGGATTTTTTACAAAAAAGGACGAAGTATCAATTCAAATTCTCAATCGGACCGGATGTAAGGTTTATTCTTTCGAAGAAGCGGTAAATCCTCCTTGGGAAGATATTGTCTCTGAGTTTTCGCCAGATATTATTGTACAGGATAGGTTGGCTACTACAAAGGAAGAGATCGAACAAATTCGATACGTTACTAAGGCCAAGCTTATCAATATCGATGATGTTGGAGCGGGGCTAGAAAGTGCAGATACCGTAATCAATCCAATGGTTTTTCTTTGGAATCAATATGAATCACGAAAAGTGAGAATTCCTATTTACGAGGGAAGCGACTACATGATTCTCTCGCCGTCGATTTTGGAACATGCTTCTTCTTTTGTATTTCATAAAAAAGTAAATAATTTATTGTTAAGCTTTGGCGGAACAGATACACATTTTATTACTGAGCGTATATTAACCATCGTAAACGAAATTCCGGAAAAATTAAATGTGACTGTAAATTTGGGACCAGGTAGTAGAAAGACCGAATTTTTAGAACGACAACTTTCTTCTTCGTTTCATAACGTTCGTTTTTTGCATCCTTCATTAGATTTGTTAAAAGAATTTATTAATACCGATCTCGTGATTTGTGCCGGAGGTGTTATGTTATACGAATTGGCAGCTTTAGGTGTTCCTTCGCTTTCTGTTGCGGCTGAAATTCATGAAATTATGAATATAAAATATTTTGAAATGAAAGGAACGACTGTCTCACTGGGTTACGAAAAAAATATGGATCCAGGATTA of Leptospira sanjuanensis contains these proteins:
- a CDS encoding N-acetylneuraminate synthase family protein; the encoded protein is MSKNMFNLFNHSPVIIAEIGGNFKNFEEAKLLIDSAMNAGADCVKLQHFRAETLATKKAMFDMENTGKISQFDYFKEHELSEELTTRIFQYCKEKNILIFSTPSHPTDVDFLEKYDVLVHKIGSDDATNIPLLKHVARTQKIVLLSTGMCTMTEVQRSVDSILEEGNDKIVLFHCTTNYPTHPESVNLNAMISMQKQFGNIPVGYSDHTLGIDTCYVATILGAKVLEFHFTYDKNAEGPDHMLSKEPNEVFELVRKIRQLPILLGDGIKRPAKSEMNTRRNNRKSLVLTSDIKKGEKISPLNMDIKRPGYGISCEYYFDVIGKTASKDLEADNVLIWEDIY
- a CDS encoding glycosyltransferase, which gives rise to MSVLAEYLTKIGNFIGFFTKKDEVSIQILNRTGCKVYSFEEAVNPPWEDIVSEFSPDIIVQDRLATTKEEIEQIRYVTKAKLINIDDVGAGLESADTVINPMVFLWNQYESRKVRIPIYEGSDYMILSPSILEHASSFVFHKKVNNLLLSFGGTDTHFITERILTIVNEIPEKLNVTVNLGPGSRKTEFLERQLSSSFHNVRFLHPSLDLLKEFINTDLVICAGGVMLYELAALGVPSLSVAAEIHEIMNIKYFEMKGTTVSLGYEKNMDPGLVKKKIERIIANSESRLSLSRSGKALLDGRGIERVVKILTDIKI